A single window of Aythya fuligula isolate bAytFul2 chromosome Z, bAytFul2.pri, whole genome shotgun sequence DNA harbors:
- the RUSC2 gene encoding iporin isoform X3 yields MDSPPKLTGETLIVHHIPLVHCQVPDRQCCSVNKRTNPFCQPDLNVTRTSALPERDLSQTDSLVYSSFLQTSESSAEASDNKEGKARDLIVASASKRHNPFLLNEGEDLSIFGDDLGQKSFHLHNSLAAGKPPFHLHELALPPFHLHDSNQIVKSWNMASRSGVVDGQEDKISSDDIQKRNNANRCHQATERMELDECSCHRGSSSNFSFDGGDQEWNQNTGEPLRNQDALHSRTCSCSSSELHRCRCYSSSSQSEVIDQQMGYISDSSCNSSDGVLVNFSALYNKMNGHSRSNLNSANLSCDSSFCSHSDTGAFYLDLHSSPTESKMSCESHHPESSGKACECHHSSSPVLDANCNSYHLHCEPCTSESSDLTACFQSQARLVVATQNYYKLVTCDLSSQSSPSPAGSSITSCSEDHTKGSPAQPTEYYLFRRPDLRQEESNAECSEEETKGEAAQNMIEGQVYVNVSPPNLNTSRQRSRSYDQNLDRSPSSRLGSLERMVSCPVKLSESPAIPIQSSPPKRVTSFAELAKGRKKNGTSPPLRSSGDSSLEFSPIPETQRDCPTFLEERARRSQSLPPMPFVHGLNRSCEGFCLNHPFGDRQALCSTKDSGSTETVPSGHGAGEQASLSLLTEADASFSGSSASGHGQRDVRARADGGGADSKPVVRYSKDQRPTTLPIQPFVFQHHFSKPPKARALHSHFASSLSQLYSLSSNRAASQQISSSSQALAEQAVGSQAHSTLLTQRSADGAASLNDGCMKKPAPETTRPSPLGSYSPVRCNVPFFQSVDSSSSPTAERAGESQPPRSRSCPISANLLPTRSSPAISATQPSQATKADALRQKENPRLVPKKEAPLEPSPHLSEYRLHSGSLLPLSLGGVPLSRAGAYADPHWRSGSETSSSGPLSSMGMRPLNGQSMRQLQLTYTDFFPDYFSLAEKPPAEFCLSPDGNTESISIDLLQKKGLVKAINTAVDLIVAHFGTSRDPGVKAKLGNSSVSPNVGHLILKYLCPAVRDILSDGLKAYVLDMIIGQRRNIPWSVVEASTQLGPSTKLLHSLYSKISQYTELTNHNMRFNAFIFGLLNIRSLEFWFNHLYNHEDIILAHYQPVGFLCLSHSVCQPLFEELLLLLQPLSLLPFNLDLLFEHHLMQMGKEQQQQKELLRVKQDLLLSAHSTLQLMRTRGSSEDPDGCSTAPEACKVGGRDGGVSPGHSPERAESERVKGVGASSGDGDREEERRKVRESTWEGKKDKQAGWWYQLMQSSQIYIEGSTEGSKLIHYEKKKKASSGVPRPAETHRAPPPREGVVEGAEACPIAEGILEEKPKVASRPSPGAVEEPLEKPQQVPAGEEVKERSWPFWMGSPPDSVVTELKRSKEKETGTPQSLGAAAAAPQEESSSSASESSQPIKWGHLFGSRKVQKEARQPNRLPSGWLSLDKSVFQLVAQTVGASMWREAAPEPEAPRAEPPEVSTLPRPARGLCPNPPCEVKALCHHIATEAGQLSFNKGDILQVISKVDGDWLQCSLGPEKGLVPIMYVTHPEDEDY; encoded by the exons ATGGATAGTCCACCAAAGCTGACTGGCGAGACGCTGATTGTCCATCACATTCCCCTGGTGCATTGCCAGGTCCCAGACAGACAGTGCTGCTCCGTGAACAAAAGGACCAACCCCTTCTGTCAGCCAGATCTCAACGTTACACGGACCTCTGCCCTTCCAGAGAGAGACCTCTCACAGACTGACTCCTTGGTGTACAGCAGCTTTCTCCAGACCTCCGAGAGCTCAGCAGAGGCCTCAGACAACAAAGAAGGCAAAGCGAGGGACTTGATTGTCGCTAGTGCCAGCAAGCGACACAACCCTTTCCTACTGAACGAGGGAGAAGACCTCAGCATCTTTGGGGATGACTTGGGTCAGAAATCTTTCCACCTTCACAACTCCCTTGCGGCTGGCAAACCTCCTTTTCACCTGCACGAGCTAGCCTTGCCTCCTTTCCACCTCCACGACTCCAACCAAATTGTGAAATCCTGGAACATGGCCAGCCGGTCCGGTGTGGTAGATGGGCAGGAGGACAAAATCAGCAGCGACGACATCCAGAAGAGGAACAACGCCAACCGGTGCCACCAGGCCACCGAGCGCATGGAGCTGGATGAATGCAGCTGCCATCGCGGCAGCTCCTCCAACTTCTCCTTTGATGGTGGCGACCAGGAGTGGAACCAAAACACGGGTGAACCACTGAGGAATCAGGATGCCCTGCACAGCCGGAcgtgcagctgctccagctccgagCTCCACCGCTGTCGCTGCTACAGCTCGTCAAGTCAGTCTGAAGTGATTGACCAGCAGATGGGCTACATCAGCGACTCTTCCTGCAACAGCTCCGATGGGGTGCTGGTGAACTTCAGCGCTCTCTACAACAAAATGAACGGCCATTCTCGATCTAACCTGAATTCAGCCAACCTGTCCTGCGACTCTTCCTTCTGCAGCCACTCAGACACGGGAGCTTTCTACCTGGATTTGCATTCATCGCCCACAGAATCCAAGATGTCATGCGAGTCGCATCACCCGGAGAGTTCAGGGAAGGCGTGTGAGTGTCACCACTCCTCCTCACCTGTCCTGGATGCTAACTGCAACTCCTACCACCTCCACTGTGAGCCTTGCACTTCAGAGAGCTCAGACCTCACTGCCTGCTTCCAGAGCCAAGCGCGGCTCGTTGTGGCTACTCAGAATTATTATAAGCTAGTCACGTGTGACTTGTCTTCCCAGTCATCCCCCAGCCCGGCAGGATCTTCCATAACTAGCTGCTCGGAAGACCACACCAAaggcagcccagcccagcccactGAATACTATCTTTTTAGAAGGCCTGACCTGAGGCAAGAAGAAAGCAACGCGGAGTGCAGTGAAGAGGAGACAAAGGGAGAAGCCGCACAGAATATGATTGAGGGCCAGGTCTATGTGAACGTGTCGCCACCTAACCTCAACACGAGCCGGCAGCGCTCCCGGAGCTATGATCAGAACCTGGACAGGAGTCCtagcagcaggctgggctctCTGGAGCGCATGGTGAGCTGCCCGGTCAAGCTGAGTGAAAGCCCAGCGATACCCATCCAGAGCTCCCCCCCGAAGCGAGTGACATCTTTCGCCGAGCTTGCTAAGGGCAGGAAAAAGAATGGCACCTCCCCGCCGCTCCGGTCCAGTGGCGATTCCTCCTTGGAGTTCTCCCCGATCCCCGAGACGCAGCGGGATTGCCCGACCTTCCTTGAAGAGAGAGCTCGCCGCAGCCAGAGTCTTCCACCCATGCCCTTCGTCCACGGCCTGAACCGGAGCTGCGAGGGCTTCTGTTTGAATCACCCTTTTGGGGACAGACAGGCTTTGTGCTCCACCAAAGACTCCGGCTCCACTGAGACCGTCCCCAGTGGGCACGGGGCAGGTGAGCAAgcctctctctccctgctgacGGAGGCAGATGCCAGCTTCTCAGGTAGCTCTGCCAGTGGCCACGGACAAAGAGATGTTAGAGCCCGAGCAGACG GTGGCGGCGCAGACAGCAAGCCCGTGGTGCGCTACAGCAAGGACCAGCGCCCCACGACTCTGCCCATCCAGccctttgttttccagcaccACTTCAGCAAGCCGCCCAAGGCCCGTGCTCTGCACAGCCACTTTGCCTCCAGCCTCTCTCAACTCTACAGCTTGTCCAGCAACCGGGCTGCCAGCCAGCAGatctcctccagctcccaggcCTTGGCGGAGCAGGCAGTGGGGAGCCAAGCCCACAGCACGCTGCTGACCCAGCGCTCAGCGGATGGAGCTGCCTCCCTCAACGATGGCTGCATGAAGAAGCCAGCCCCGGAGACAACCCGGCCGTCCCCCCTGGGCAGTTACTCCCCCGTGCGATGCAACGTGCCTTTCTTTCAGAGCGTGgactcctcttcctcacccaccGCGGAGAGAGCTGGAGAGAGCCAGCCGCCCAGGAGCAGGTCCTGCCCCATCTCTGCCAACCTGCTCCCTACCAGGTCTTCCCCTGCTATCAGTGCCACGCAACCCTCCCAAGCCACCAAAGCCGATGCCCTGAGGCAAAAGGAGAACCCCAGGCTGGTTCCCAAGAAGGAGGCACCGCTGGAGCCAAGCCCACATCTCTCTGAGTACCGACTGCACAGTGGGTCCCTCCTGCCCCTTTCCCTGGGCGGTGTGCCCCTGAGCCGAGCTGGAGCCTATGCAGATCCCCACTGGAGGAGTGGCAGCGAGACCAGCAGCTCTGGTCCCCTGAGCAGCATGGGAATGCGGCCCCTCAATG GACAGTCCATGCGGCAGCTCCAGCTTACCTACACTGACTTCTTCCCTGACTACTTCTCACTAGCTGAGAAGCCCCCAGCTGAATTCTGCCTCTCCCCGGATGGCAACACGGAGTCCATCTCTATCGACTTGCTGCAGAAGAAGG GTCTGGTGAAAGCAATCAACACTGCTGTCGACCTGATTGTGGCTCACTTTGGAACCAGCAGGGATCCAGGGGTGAAG GCCAAACTTGGGAACAGCTCTGTGAGCCCCAACGTGGGGCATCTCATCCTGAAATACCTGTGTCCAGCTGTCCGGGACATCCTGAGTGATGGGCTCAAGGCTTACGTCCTAGACATGATCATTGGCCAGAGGAGAAACATCCCCTGGAGCGTGGTGGAGGCATCCACCCAACTAG GCCCCTCTACcaagctgctgcacagcctctATAGCAAGATCAGCCAGTACACGGAGCTCACCAACCACAACATGAGGTTCAACGCATTCATCTTCGGCCTCCTCAA TATCCGGTCCTTGGAGTTCTGGTTCAACCACCTCTACAACCATGAAG ATATCATCCTGGCACACTACCAGCCGGTGGGCTTCTTGTGCCTGTCCCACAGCGTGTGCCAGCCTCTGTTCGAggagctcctgctccttctccagcctctctccctgctgcccttcaACCTAGACCTCCTGTTTGAGCACCACCTGATGCAGATgggcaaagagcagcagcagcagaaggagctgctgcGTGTGAAGCAGGACCTGCTGCTTTCCGCGCACTCCACCCTGCAGCTGATGCGGACGCGGGGCAGCAGCGAGGATCCCgatggctgcagcactgcccctGAAGCATGCAAAGTGGGTGGCAGAGATGGTGGCGTGTCGCCCGGCCACAGCCCTGAACGAGCTGAAAGTGAGAGGGTGAAGGGAGTGGGGGCCTCCTCCggagatggggacagggaggaagAGCGGAGGAAGGTGCGAGAGAGCACgtgggaggggaagaaggacAAGCAGGCAGGCTGGTGGTACCAGCTCATGCAGAGCTCTCAGATTTACATTGAAGGCTCGACTGAAGGCTCGAAGCTCATCCATtatgaaaagaagaagaaggccTCGAGTGGTGTCCCCAGGCCAGCTGAGACCCACAGGGCACCACCTCCACGTGAAGGCGTGGTGGAGGGTGCAGAAGCCTGTCCCATCGCTGAAGGCATCTTGGAGGAGAAGCCCAAGGTTGCCAGCAGGCCAAGTCCTGGAGCAGTGGAAGAGCCCCTGGAAAAGCCCCAGCAGGTACCAGCTGGTGAAGAGGTCAAGGAGCGGAGTTGGCCCTTCTGGATGGGCAGCCCCCCAGACTCGGTGGTCACAGAGTTGAAGCGCAGCAAGGAGAAGGAGACTGGGACTCCGCAAAgtttgggagcagcagcagcagccccccaagaggaaagcagcagcagtgcgtCAGAGAGCAGCCAGCCCATCAAGTGGGGACACTTGTTTGGGTCCAGGAAGGTGCAAAAGGAGGCCAGGCAACCTAACAG GTTGCCCTCTGGCTGGCTGAGCCTGGACAAGTCCGTGTTCCAGCTGGTGGCCCAGACGGTTGGGGCCAGCATGTGGCGAGAAGCAGCCCCTGAGCCAGAGGCCCCCCGGGCAGAGCCACCTGAAGTGTCAACCCTGCCACGGCCAGCCCGGGGGCTGTGTCCCAACCCTCCCTG cgAGGTGAAAGCTCTTTGCCATCACATCGCCACCGAGGCAGGACAGCTGAGCTTCAACAAAGGGGATATTCTGCAGGTCATCTCCAAGGTGGATGGTGACTGGCTGCAGTGCAGCCTCGGCCCCGAGAAGGGGCTGGTGCCCATCATGTACGTCACCCACCCGGAGGATGAGGACTACTGA